From a region of the Gossypium raimondii isolate GPD5lz chromosome 10, ASM2569854v1, whole genome shotgun sequence genome:
- the LOC105776365 gene encoding probable serine/threonine-protein kinase PBL7: protein MGWFLCGGNSNQDEKKKLPINNNTTTTNNFDHQIPSTSEKLKVNSAPNTKKEATKDGGSDHIAAHTFTFRELAAATKNFRADCLLGEGGFGRVYKGRLESTNQVVAIKQLDPNGLQGNREFLVEVLMLSLLHHPNLVNLIGYCADGDQRLLVYEYMPLGSLEDHLHDLPPDRRRLDWNTRMKIAAGAAKGLEYLHDKASPPVIYRDLKCSNILLGEGYHPKLSDFGLAKLGPVGDKTHVSTRVMGTYGYCAPEYAMTGQLTLKSDVYSFGVVFLEIITGRKAIDNSRAGGEQNLVAWARPLFKDRRKFAQMADPLLQGQYPVRGLYQALAVAAMCVQEQPNMRPLIADVVTALTYLASQRYDPETQSVQGPRTGSSTPRMRRE from the exons ATGGGTTGGTTCCTTTGTGGTGGAAATTCAAACCAAGATGAAAAGAAGAAGCTGCCTATCAACAATaacaccaccaccaccaacaACTTTGATCATCAGATCCCATCTACTTCAG AGAAGCTGAAAGTGAATTCTGCACCAAATACTAAGAAGGAAGCTACTAAAGATGGAGGGTCGGATCACATTGCGGCGCATACTTTTACGTTTCGTGAATTGGCAGCTGCAACAAAGAATTTCAGGGCAGATTGCCTTCTGGGTGAAGGAGGTTTCGGCCGAGTGTATAAAGGGCGATTAGAGAGCACTAATCAA GTTGTGGCAATCAAGCAGCTCGATCCTAATGGACTGCAAGGGAACAGGGAATTCCTTGTTGAAGTATTGATGTTGAGCCTGCTTCACCACCCTAATCTTGTCAACTTAATCGGATATTGTGCTGATGGAGATCAGAGACTTTTGGTTTATGAATACATGCCGTTAGGATCTTTGGAAGATCATCTACATG ATTTACCTCCTGATAGAAGGCGACTTGATTGGAATACTAGAATGAAAATAGCTGCAGGTGCTGCAAAAGGTTTGGAGTATTTGCACGACAAAGCTAGCCCGCCTGTCATATATCGAGATTTAAAATGCTCAAACATTTTGCTTGGTGAAGGCTACCATCCGAAGCTATCTGATTTTGGCTTGGCTAAATTAGGCCCTGTTGGAGATAAGACTCATGTATCGACTAGAGTAATGGGGACCTATGGATATTGTGCTCCTGAATATGCAATGACTGGACAGCTTACACTGAAATCAGATGTTTATAGTTTCGGGGTTGTTTTCCTTGAAATCATTACTGGAAGAAAAGCTATCGACAACTCGAGAGCTGGTGGCGAGCAAAATCTGGTTGCCTGG GCTCGTCCGCTATTTAAAGATAGAAGGAAATTTGCACAAATGGCCGACCCATTACTTCAGGGCCAATATCCAGTGAGGGGTTTGTACCAAGCTTTAGCTGTAGCTGCCATGTGTGTTCAGGAACAGCCCAACATGCGGCCGCTTATAGCGGATGTAGTCACTGCCCTCACCTATCTTGCTTCTCAAAGGTATGATCCTGAAACTCAGTCGGTTCAAGGACCCCGCACGGGTTCT
- the LOC105776366 gene encoding probable adenylate kinase 6, chloroplastic, producing MAVVSRCSRAATAATTANATTATTFAYLIRSLSPFSSSSSSSTFDPQNDLNNRNKPAVLGTLKRESKGRNVQWVFLGCPGVGKGTYASRLSNLLGVPHISTGDLVRDELASSGPLSSQLKEIVTQGKLVSDEIIIDLLSKRLEAGEAKGESGFILDGFPRTVRQAEILEGVTDIDLVINLKLREEALLAKCLGRRICSECGGNYNVACIDIKAENGRPGMYMAPLPPPPQCASKLITRPDDTEEVVKQRLRIYQAMTRPVEDFYRSRGKLLEFDLPGGIPESWPKLLCALNLEDREDKQSAAA from the exons ATGGCGGTTGTTAGCCGTTGCTCTAGAGCTGCTACGGCTGCGACAACAGCGAACGCCACCACCGCCACAACATTCGCTTACTTAATTCGATCTctctctcctttttcttcttcttcttcttcttcgacTTTCGATCCCCAAAATGACCTCAACAACCGTAATAAACCAGCCGTTTTAGGGACTTTGAAGAGAGAATCGAAGGGTAGAAATGTCCAGTGGGTATTTTTAGGTTGTCCTGGTGTTGGCAAAGGGACCTACGCTTCACGGTTGTCGAATCTTCTCGGTGTTCCTCACATCTCCACCGGTGATCTTGTCCGAGATGAGCTCGCTTCCTCTGGTCCCCTTTCTTCTCAG CTCAAGGAGATTGTTACCCAGGGAAAATTAGTTTCAGATGAAATTATAATAGATTTACTTTCCAAACGTCTTGAAGCAGGAGAAGCTAAGGGTGAATCAGGGTTCATTCTTGATGGTTTTCCTCGGACAGTAAGACAGGCA GAAATATTAGAAGGGGTGACAGACATTGACTTAGTGATTAACCTGAAGCTTCGAGAAGAAGCATTGCTTGCAAAATGTCTTGGAAGAAGGATTTGTAGTGAGTGTGGAGGAAACTATAATGTGGCTTGTATCGATATCAAGGCAGAGAACGGGAGGCCTGGAATGTACATGGCTCCACTTCCTCCCCCTCCTCAATGTGCATCTAAGCTTATTACTCGACCAGATGATACTGAAGAAGTTGTTAAGCAACGGCTCCGTATATACCAGGCGATG ACTCGACCTGTAGAGGATTTCTACCGCAGTCGCGGGAAGTTGTTAGAATTTGATCTTCCGGGAGGAATCCCAGAATCATGGCCAAAGCTGCTCTGTGCTTTGAATCTTGAAGATCGCGAGGACAAACAGTCCGCAGCTGCATAA